The following proteins are encoded in a genomic region of Brachyspira pilosicoli:
- the ptsP gene encoding phosphoenolpyruvate--protein phosphotransferase: MEKRITGIGVSPGIAIGKIYIFNPKKIELNKCPCKDPEKEKIKLLEARNKTKEQLEKIREIALKKVSAEKASIFDAHITLLEDEDLLEEVNGIITDDKVAADYALSKGIEVYKQILSEVEDEYLRERANDLTDIAERWIRNIRGEKILDLSTLPKDSIVVARDLTPSDTANLDLDNTLGFITEIGGRTSHTSIMARSLEIPAVVGIGEIIKDIKNEDIIILNGNTGGVIIEPTEKSIEECEKLKEEFDKKRALLKEYAHRDAISKDGTKIRVYANIGSPADLGGVLKNGADGIGLYRTEFLFMENTNFPTEDEQFKAYKEVAEAMSGHTVTIRTMDIGGDKYLPYLEMPKEENPALGWRALRICLDKPAIIKTQFRALLRASAFGKIKVMLPMIVSIEELRKAKNIFNECKLELMKENIAFNEALELGMMIETPSVVFRAEAFARESDFFSIGTNDLTQYTLASDRGNEKIASICDPYNPSVLIAIKMAIDGAHANGIIISMCGELAGDLLAVPLLFGLGLDVFSMSAISVPEVKKMIISLDKKECAMLAKRVLTLSTAEEVKAELLRFLEVHERGDTISY; this comes from the coding sequence ATGGAAAAAAGAATAACTGGTATTGGGGTATCTCCCGGTATAGCGATAGGGAAAATTTATATATTTAACCCTAAAAAAATAGAACTTAATAAGTGTCCATGTAAAGATCCAGAGAAAGAAAAAATCAAACTCCTTGAGGCTAGAAATAAAACTAAAGAGCAGCTTGAAAAGATAAGGGAAATAGCATTAAAGAAAGTTTCTGCAGAGAAGGCTAGTATATTTGATGCACATATTACTTTGCTTGAGGATGAGGATTTATTAGAAGAAGTTAATGGTATTATTACAGATGATAAAGTTGCTGCCGACTATGCTTTATCAAAAGGTATAGAAGTATACAAACAAATTTTATCTGAAGTTGAAGATGAATACTTAAGAGAAAGAGCCAATGATTTAACCGATATAGCAGAAAGATGGATAAGAAATATTAGAGGCGAGAAAATTTTAGATTTATCTACTTTGCCAAAAGATTCAATAGTTGTAGCAAGAGATTTAACTCCGTCAGACACTGCTAATTTAGATTTAGATAATACATTAGGTTTTATTACAGAAATAGGCGGCCGTACTTCTCATACTTCAATTATGGCAAGATCTTTAGAGATTCCTGCCGTTGTGGGTATTGGTGAAATAATAAAAGACATAAAAAATGAAGATATTATTATATTAAATGGTAATACTGGCGGAGTAATTATAGAGCCAACTGAAAAGTCAATAGAAGAGTGCGAAAAGTTAAAAGAGGAATTTGATAAGAAAAGGGCTTTATTAAAAGAATATGCTCACAGAGATGCTATATCTAAAGACGGAACAAAAATAAGAGTTTATGCTAATATTGGTTCTCCTGCAGATTTAGGCGGTGTATTAAAAAATGGTGCTGATGGCATAGGACTTTATAGAACAGAATTTCTTTTTATGGAAAACACTAATTTTCCTACAGAAGATGAACAATTCAAAGCATACAAAGAAGTTGCTGAGGCTATGAGCGGTCATACTGTTACGATAAGAACTATGGATATTGGCGGAGATAAATATTTGCCTTATTTGGAGATGCCGAAAGAAGAAAACCCTGCTTTAGGTTGGAGAGCTTTAAGGATTTGTTTAGATAAACCTGCTATTATAAAGACTCAATTTAGAGCTTTACTTAGAGCTTCTGCTTTTGGTAAAATAAAAGTTATGCTTCCTATGATTGTATCTATAGAAGAATTGAGAAAGGCTAAAAATATATTCAATGAATGTAAGTTAGAACTTATGAAAGAAAATATAGCATTCAATGAAGCTTTAGAGTTAGGAATGATGATAGAGACTCCTTCTGTTGTATTTAGAGCTGAAGCTTTTGCGAGAGAATCTGATTTCTTCTCTATAGGTACAAATGACTTAACTCAATATACTTTAGCTTCTGATAGAGGTAATGAAAAAATTGCTTCTATATGTGACCCTTATAATCCTTCTGTGCTTATTGCTATTAAAATGGCTATAGATGGTGCTCATGCTAATGGTATTATTATATCAATGTGCGGAGAGCTTGCTGGTGATTTACTTGCTGTGCCTTTGCTATTTGGATTAGGGCTTGATGTATTTTCTATGTCAGCTATATCTGTACCTGAAGTTAAGAAAATGATTATTTCTTTGGATAAAAAAGAATGTGCTATGCTTGCTAAAAGGGTTCTCACATTATCTACTGCTGAAGAGGTAAAAGCTGAGCTTCTTAGATTCTTAGAGGTTCATGAAAGAGGCGATACTATAAGTTATTAA
- a CDS encoding HPr family phosphocarrier protein yields the protein MTKGQVTIQNETGLHARPGNEFVTFIKTLTNCKVEIENESGKKVNASSLLKVLSLGVKKGSVLTVYCDGENEEEALKKIEEFLANLKD from the coding sequence ATGACTAAAGGACAAGTTACTATACAAAATGAAACAGGCCTTCATGCAAGACCTGGAAATGAATTTGTTACATTTATAAAAACTTTAACTAATTGTAAAGTAGAAATAGAAAACGAATCAGGAAAAAAAGTTAATGCTTCATCACTTTTAAAAGTATTGTCACTCGGCGTAAAGAAAGGCTCTGTTTTAACTGTATATTGTGATGGAGAAAATGAAGAAGAAGCTTTGAAAAAGATAGAAGAGTTTTTAGCTAATTTAAAAGATTAA
- a CDS encoding NAD(P)/FAD-dependent oxidoreductase, whose translation MQSYDVVVIGGGPAGLAAAISAKENGIDNLLMLERDEVLGGILNQCIHNGFGLHRFGEELTGPEYAYRFIEKVYNLNINYKLNTMVLDIVLNNDKTKKIIYINKEEGLVEINAKAVILAMGCRERSRGALNIPGFRPAGIFSAGAAQHLVNIEGYMPGKEVVILGSGDIGLIMARRMTFEGAKVKVVAEILPFSGGLKRNIVQCLDDFGIPLKLSHTVIDIKGKDRLEGVTIAKVDENMKPIKGTEEYYSCDTLLLSVGLIPENELSKEIGVEINPITSGAIVNESLETNIDGVFSCGNVLHVHDLVDFVSEEAETAGKSAASYVIKNKRRDDKNSISLKGSNGVRYTVPSMINTENVDDHVMVRFRVGNIFKNKFLNVYFDGERVIHKKHLIFAPGEMETVKLDKSMLSKESLKNIEFKIEDN comes from the coding sequence ATGCAATCTTATGATGTTGTTGTTATAGGCGGAGGACCTGCCGGACTTGCCGCTGCCATTTCTGCAAAAGAAAATGGAATAGATAATTTGCTTATGTTGGAAAGAGATGAGGTGCTTGGAGGCATACTCAATCAATGTATACACAATGGTTTTGGACTTCATAGATTTGGAGAAGAGCTTACAGGACCTGAATATGCTTATAGATTTATAGAAAAAGTTTATAATTTAAATATTAATTATAAACTTAACACTATGGTTTTGGACATTGTACTCAATAATGACAAAACTAAAAAAATTATTTATATAAACAAAGAAGAAGGTTTAGTTGAAATTAATGCCAAAGCTGTGATACTTGCTATGGGCTGCCGTGAGCGTTCGAGGGGTGCTTTGAATATACCTGGATTTAGACCTGCTGGTATATTTTCTGCAGGTGCTGCTCAGCATTTAGTTAATATTGAAGGATATATGCCAGGAAAAGAAGTTGTAATACTTGGTTCTGGTGATATAGGACTTATTATGGCTAGGAGAATGACTTTTGAAGGAGCCAAAGTGAAAGTAGTAGCTGAGATACTTCCTTTCTCTGGGGGGCTTAAAAGAAATATAGTTCAATGTTTGGATGATTTTGGAATACCTCTTAAACTTAGTCATACAGTAATAGATATCAAAGGAAAAGATAGGCTTGAAGGTGTTACAATAGCTAAAGTTGATGAGAATATGAAGCCTATTAAAGGTACTGAAGAATATTATTCTTGCGATACTTTGCTTTTATCTGTTGGTCTTATTCCTGAAAATGAGCTTTCAAAAGAGATAGGTGTTGAAATTAATCCTATTACTTCTGGAGCTATAGTTAATGAAAGTTTAGAGACTAATATTGACGGAGTATTCTCTTGCGGTAATGTTCTTCATGTTCATGACTTAGTAGACTTTGTATCTGAAGAGGCTGAAACTGCAGGAAAAAGTGCTGCTTCTTATGTAATTAAAAACAAAAGAAGAGATGATAAAAACTCTATTTCACTAAAAGGCTCTAATGGAGTGAGATATACTGTTCCTTCTATGATTAATACTGAAAATGTAGATGATCATGTAATGGTGAGATTTAGAGTAGGTAATATATTTAAAAACAAATTTTTGAATGTTTATTTTGATGGTGAAAGAGTGATACATAAAAAGCATTTGATATTTGCTCCTGGAGAAATGGAGACTGTGAAGCTTGATAAATCTATGCTTTCAAAAGAGAGCTTAAAAAATATCGAGTTTAAGATAGAGGATAATTAA
- a CDS encoding CCA tRNA nucleotidyltransferase, translated as MKKIFTTIPHAVKEIARILHIEGFKCFLVGGAVRDSIMGIAPHEYDITTDAKPEDVQRLFKYTVPTGIKHGTVLVIIEDMHVEITTFRSDGNYSDGRHPDKVEYASSIEEDLPRRDLTINAMAYNVLDGTLIDMFDGMKDIKRKIVRSVGNPYERFTEDGLRIMRAIRFATKLNFEIEKETFEAICHSTGMLASIAAERIREEFNGILLSNNPFRGIELLRKTGVLPLIMPELMQGFGVNQNKFHKYDVYYHILHTIQAVEPFENDQLTLLVRLAALFHDIAKPMVQKKVSKQDDPVYYNHEVVGSSIAKKIMKRLKYSNAEIEFVTLLVRQHMFYYQDEWTDGAVRRFMRAVGVENIKPLLKLREADRIGSGVRKDKESKAIPKLLARIDKIIEAENAITVKDLKIDGNDLIREFNLKQGPMIGKILNYLLDLILDEPDLNEKEILIEKTKNFLESNNINNNGA; from the coding sequence GTGAAAAAAATATTTACAACCATACCGCATGCAGTAAAAGAAATAGCAAGAATTTTACATATAGAAGGTTTTAAATGCTTTCTTGTAGGAGGAGCTGTAAGAGACTCTATAATGGGAATAGCTCCTCATGAATATGATATCACCACAGATGCAAAACCAGAAGACGTGCAAAGATTATTTAAATATACCGTTCCAACAGGAATAAAACATGGAACAGTATTAGTAATAATAGAAGATATGCATGTAGAAATCACTACTTTTAGAAGTGATGGGAATTATAGTGATGGAAGGCACCCAGATAAAGTAGAATATGCATCCAGCATAGAAGAAGATTTGCCAAGAAGAGATTTAACTATTAATGCTATGGCATATAATGTATTAGATGGCACACTTATAGATATGTTCGACGGCATGAAAGATATAAAAAGAAAAATTGTGCGTTCTGTGGGCAATCCTTATGAAAGATTTACTGAAGATGGTCTTAGAATAATGAGAGCTATTAGATTTGCTACAAAACTCAATTTTGAAATAGAAAAAGAAACGTTTGAAGCTATATGTCATTCTACAGGCATGCTTGCATCTATTGCTGCTGAAAGAATAAGAGAAGAGTTTAATGGAATACTTTTGTCAAATAACCCTTTCAGAGGCATAGAATTACTTAGAAAAACAGGAGTTCTTCCTTTAATAATGCCAGAGTTAATGCAAGGCTTTGGTGTTAATCAAAATAAGTTTCATAAATATGATGTTTATTATCATATACTTCATACTATACAAGCCGTAGAACCATTTGAAAATGACCAATTAACTTTATTAGTGAGACTTGCAGCATTATTCCATGATATTGCTAAGCCTATGGTTCAAAAGAAAGTGTCAAAGCAGGATGACCCTGTTTATTATAATCATGAGGTTGTGGGTTCTTCTATTGCTAAAAAAATAATGAAAAGATTAAAATATTCTAATGCTGAAATAGAGTTTGTTACTCTTTTAGTAAGACAGCATATGTTTTATTATCAAGATGAGTGGACTGATGGAGCTGTTAGGAGATTTATGCGTGCTGTGGGTGTTGAAAATATTAAGCCTTTATTAAAACTAAGAGAGGCTGATAGGATTGGAAGCGGTGTGAGAAAAGATAAAGAAAGCAAGGCTATACCAAAACTTTTAGCGAGGATAGATAAGATTATAGAGGCAGAAAATGCTATTACTGTAAAAGATTTAAAAATAGATGGAAATGATTTAATTAGAGAGTTTAATTTAAAACAAGGCCCTATGATAGGTAAAATACTTAATTATCTTTTAGATTTAATATTAGATGAACCTGATCTAAATGAAAAGGAAATTTTAATAGAAAAGACTAAGAATTTTTTAGAAAGCAATAATATTAATAATAATGGGGCTTAG
- a CDS encoding type III pantothenate kinase: protein MYLIGDIGNTRIKTAIFDDNHNPIYFNANEHNALGLFKTLREIKENFGENIDKVFYSSVSFKVNDMFVSSVKDILKKDVYRVTHKDIKLKDNMYEPKDSVGIDRLLSTYASICLEGFSEENKYASIVIDMGTATTISIMLSDFVFLGGMIMPGTKTSSFALSRKTSLPYFQIGEITSLPNPINNNVQDALVAGSIYNTIGAVNYSASEIKKAIKEKYDIKSKIFLTGGISNLKLLKCKIYPYLVLQGIYFNMIDTNYGRI from the coding sequence ATGTATTTGATAGGAGATATTGGAAATACTAGAATAAAAACAGCAATATTTGATGATAATCATAACCCTATATATTTTAATGCTAATGAACATAACGCTTTAGGTTTATTTAAAACTTTAAGAGAAATAAAAGAAAATTTTGGCGAAAACATAGATAAGGTTTTTTACAGCAGTGTATCTTTTAAAGTAAATGATATGTTTGTTTCATCAGTTAAAGACATATTAAAAAAAGACGTATATAGAGTTACTCACAAAGATATAAAATTAAAAGATAACATGTATGAGCCTAAAGATTCTGTAGGTATAGATAGACTTCTTTCAACTTATGCTTCTATATGCTTAGAGGGTTTTAGCGAAGAAAATAAATATGCTTCTATTGTTATAGATATGGGTACAGCTACCACAATAAGTATTATGCTTTCGGATTTTGTATTTTTAGGCGGAATGATTATGCCGGGTACTAAAACAAGCTCTTTTGCATTATCAAGGAAAACTTCTCTTCCATATTTTCAAATAGGAGAAATTACGTCTCTTCCAAATCCTATTAATAATAATGTTCAAGATGCTTTAGTGGCAGGGTCTATTTATAATACAATAGGTGCTGTAAACTATAGCGCTTCAGAAATAAAAAAAGCAATCAAAGAAAAATATGATATAAAAAGCAAAATATTTCTTACAGGCGGCATATCAAATTTAAAATTATTAAAATGTAAGATATATCCGTATTTGGTATTACAGGGAATATATTTTAATATGATAGATACCAATTATGGAAGAATATAA
- a CDS encoding DUF1667 domain-containing protein, which translates to MEKKELTCICCPMGCTLSVELEGTNVLSISGNTCKRGDTYARDEVVRPVRMVTSIVKVKNGNLKMLPVKTKEPIDKSRINECLNALKNIEVNAPVHIGDVVLHNVVGVDIIASRNIEIKR; encoded by the coding sequence ATGGAAAAAAAAGAATTAACTTGTATATGCTGTCCTATGGGATGTACTTTATCTGTGGAGTTAGAAGGAACTAATGTTTTAAGTATAAGCGGAAACACTTGCAAAAGAGGCGACACTTATGCCAGAGATGAAGTTGTACGTCCTGTAAGAATGGTTACTTCTATAGTAAAAGTAAAAAATGGAAATTTAAAAATGCTTCCAGTAAAAACGAAAGAGCCTATAGATAAATCAAGAATTAATGAATGTTTAAATGCTTTAAAGAATATAGAAGTTAATGCTCCTGTTCATATTGGAGATGTTGTTCTTCATAATGTTGTTGGTGTTGATATAATAGCAAGTAGAAATATTGAAATTAAAAGATAA